Proteins encoded together in one Quercus lobata isolate SW786 chromosome 3, ValleyOak3.0 Primary Assembly, whole genome shotgun sequence window:
- the LOC115982361 gene encoding ALBINO3-like protein 1, chloroplastic, with product MGTTISPYLVLSPFPVRTTISNPLFHRTHHFYTNPLSLSLPKPYLRGSTAVARFGFKPGLFPDPDSNAIAELLGRAESILYTLADAAVSSSDTVSSTTKQSNDWLSGITNYMETVLKVLKDGLSTLNVPYSYGFAIILLTVLVKAVTFPLTKKQVESAMSMRSLQPQVKAIQERYAGDQERIQLETARLYKLAGINPLAGCLPTLVTIPVWIGLYRALSNVADEGLLTEGFFWIPSLAGPTTVAARQNGSGISWLFPFVDGHPPLGWSNTLAYLVLPMLLVVSQYLSVLIMQSSQPQSNDPNMKTSQAITKFLPLLIGYFSLSVPSGLSLYWFTNNILSTAQQVWLQQLGGAKNPVGTFTEDIIKEEKIQNQKSISELRVLATKTEERQEEKLTSEGPRPGERFKQLKEQEAKRRQQIEEERKKAEEAAAKATQIANEGHEREAKLLERENGAAADSVVENKENVQSVTTFHDSSNVEVVVNGGSSGQDSEEDQNMTSTFTMENEVSANSKVDGSDGQQSYENVEKETVELYSTTTAKDNKISGEDTHQARRE from the exons atgggcACAACCATTTCACCGTACCTTGTCCTATCTCCCTTTCCGGTCCGGACCACAATCTCGAACCCTCTTTTTCATCGTACCCACCACTTTTACACCAACCCTCTCTCACTGTCCCTTCCAAAACCTTATCTTCGGGGCTCCACCGCCGTTGCCCGGTTCGGGTTCAAGCCCGGGCTATTCCCCGACCCGGATAGCAACGCGATTGCCGAGCTGCTCGGTCGAGCCGAGAGCATCCTTTACACGCTTGCGGACGCCGCTGTTTCGAGCTCGGATACGGTTAGCTCCACAACCAAACAGAGCAATGATTGGCTCTCTGGAATCACGAATTACATGGAGACTGTCCTCAAg gttttgaaGGATGGGCTATCGACTTTGAATGTTCCGTACTCTTATGGGTTCGCTATAATACTACTCACTGTTCTTGTAAAAGCTGTTACATTTCCTTTGACTAAGAAACAG GTGGAATCAGCAATGTCGATGCGGTCGTTGCAACCTCAAGTAAAGGCAATTCAGGAACGGTATGCTGGAGATCAG GAAAGAATTCAACTAGAAACAGCTCGATTGTATAAACTAGCTGGTATAAACCCACTAGCAG GGTGCTTGCCTACGCTGGTCACAATACCAGTATGGATTGGACTCTATAGGGCCCTTTCAAATGTAGCAGATGAG GGACTCCTTACAGAAGGCTTCTTCTGGATACCCTCCCTGGCTGGTCCCACTACCGTCGCTGCTCGACAAAACGGCAGTGGCATCTCTTGGCTTTTCCCTTTTGTA gaTGGTCATCCACCCCTTGGATGGTCGAATACCTTGGCTTATCTTGTCTTGCCCATGTTGCTGGTTGTCTCACAGTACCTTTCTGTCCTAATTATGCAGTCATCACAGCCACAG AGTAATGATCCCAACATGAAGACTTCTCAAGCAATAACAAAATTCCTTCCTTTATTGATTGGTTATTTTTCACTCTCAGTTCCTTCTGGTTTAAGCCTTTATTG GTTTACAAATAATATATTGAGCACCGCACAACAAGTATGGCTACAACAGTTAGGGGGCGCAAAAAATCCGGTGGGGACATTCACTGAAGATATCATCAAGGAAGAGAAAATCCAGAATCAGAAGTCAATTTCTGAATTACGAGTACTTGCCACCAAAACAGAGGAGAGACAAGAAGAGAAGTTGACATCAGAGGGGCCTCGTCCTGGTGAAAG ATTTAAACAGCTAAAGGAGCAAGAGgcaaaaagaagacaacaaatagaagaagaaaggaagaaggctGAAGAGGCAGCGGCTAAAGCAACTCAAATAGCCAATGAGGGACATGAGAGAGAAGCCAAATTACTTGAAAGAGAAAATGGGGCTGCAGCTGACTCGGTTgttgaaaataaagaaaacgtTCAATCTGTGACTACCTTTCATGATTCTTCCAATGTGGAAGTTGTTGTAAATGGTGGTTCATCTGGGCAGGACTCAGAGGAAGATCAGAACATGACTTCCACATTTACGATGGAAAATGAAGTTTCTGCCAATTCCAAGGTTGATGGGAGTGATGGGCAACAATCTTATGAAAATGTGGAAAAG GAAACAGTTGAATTATACAGTACTACAACGGCTAAAGATAACAAAATTTCTGGAGAAGACACGCATCAAGCTAGAAGGGAATGA